The proteins below come from a single Thunnus thynnus chromosome 10, fThuThy2.1, whole genome shotgun sequence genomic window:
- the LOC137190671 gene encoding SUN domain-containing protein 1-like, with protein MPRRSSRLISMGHYNSEGERTISYKETLYRVFPRRKFRRGIRLVGRKTIIFGDGISKNNSNIISESNCSSRVRIIGYFFLMLFLCFGFACLIPTLGRTFLDSGRSESPYSPLIVDTDSYVDYEEISRHLTELENKLLKLQRKMNFLTLSADAWPNFALESQGASVVYHLSSKTYSIEKPHLTFFGIPIWRPPVSPRTVIQGHSHLVPGRCWAFAGGRGHLSIALSHPVTISHVSLGHISMSMSPTGSIFSAPKEFSVHGMETLDDEGTHLGTFLYDEDGDQLQTFKVLDHNGVYKFVRLEVQSNWGHPEYSCLYSFRVHGVHGWQAED; from the exons ATGCCACGAAGAAGCTCTCGTTTGATATCCATGGGACATTACAACAGCGAGGGAGAACGGACAATTTCCTATAAGGAGACCCTCTACAG GGTTTTCCCGCGGCGGAAGTTTCGACGTGGGATTCGTCTGGTTGGGAGAAAGACCATCATCTTCGGCGACGGCATCAgcaagaacaacagcaacatcatcaGCGAGAGCAACTGCAGCAGCAGGGTCCGCATCATTGGCTATTTCTTCTTGATGCTATTCCTGTGTTTTG GATTTGCATGCTTGATTCCTACTCTGGGCCGCACCTTTCTGGATTCAGGGCGGTCAGAATCACCTTACTCACCTCTCATCGTGGACACG GATTCATATGTAGATTATGAAGAGATATCAAGGCACCTAACAGAGCTAGAGAACAAGCTGCTGAAGTTACAGAGGAAGATGAACTTCTTAACCCTATCAGCAGATGCTTGGCCCAACTTCGCCCTGGAGTCACAAG gagctAGTGTTGTATATCATCTGTCTTCAAAAACATACTCGATAGAGAAACCACATCTGACATTTTTTGGGATACCTATCTGGCGTCCACCTGTAAGCCCAAGGACTGTCATCCAG GGACACTCGCATCTGGTTCCAGGTAGATGCTGGGCCTTTGCAGGTGGGCGGGGACATTTATCCATCGCCCTATCCCACCCAGTGACCATCAGCCATGTGTCACTGGGTCACATTAGCATGAGTATGTCCCCAACTGGCTCCATTTTCAGTGCCCCAAAGGAGTTTTCTGTCCAT ggAATGGAGACCTTAGATGACGAAGGAACGCACCTAGGAACCTTTCTTTATGATGAGGATGGGGACCAACTACAGACCTTCAAAGTGCTG GATCATAATGGTGTCTACAAGTTCGTGAGGCTGGAAGTCCAGAGCAACTGGGGCCATCCGGAGTACTCCTGTCTGTACAGCTTTAGGGTCCATGGGGTCCATGGGTGGCAGGCTGAAGACTGA